From one Lycium ferocissimum isolate CSIRO_LF1 chromosome 5, AGI_CSIRO_Lferr_CH_V1, whole genome shotgun sequence genomic stretch:
- the LOC132057934 gene encoding protein VACUOLELESS GAMETOPHYTES-like — MALLPGNSTIQHFTHPKHTLTLFDSNTEYSCDGCKSHGIGKRYRCHGCDFDLHEHCGTCPMNLSSFLHPYHSLKLVVCKQPHGVNFVTSMSTLSVLSCTETLCHALHQAHPLRLMASAEPGTCAVCRGACGASSWRYRCALCGFDIHMLCVPIQCEKRTTTDQGIPTYVPPSVFPQQQYLGGYAYALAGGAKIFINGIQNMNETNKEKL; from the exons ATGGCACTTCTCCCAGGAAACAGTACTATACAACATTTCACACACCCAAAGCATACATTAACATTATTTGATTCCAACACCGAATACTCGTGTGATGGTTGCAAGAGTCATGGCATAGGGAAAAGATATCGCTGCCATGGCTGCGATTTTGACCTACATGAACATTGTGGAACATGTCCAATGAATCTTTCTTCGTTCTTGCATCCTTACCACTCGCTCAAGCTTGTCGTCTGCAAGCAGCCACATG GTGTGAACTTTGTGACTTCGATGTCCACCCTCTCTGTACTCAGTTGCACTGAAACACTGTGTCATGCCCTACATCAG GCACATCCTTTAAGGCTTATGGCCTCGGCTGAACCAGGAACCTGTGCTGTTTGTAGAGGAGCATGTGGTGCTTCTTCATGGCGTTACAGGTGTGCACTATGTGGATTTGATATTCATATGCTTTGTGTTCCAATACAATGTGAAAAGAGAACGACGACGGACCAAGGAATCCCTACATACGTTCCTCCGTCCGTGTTCCCTCAGCAGCAGTATTTGGGTGGTTATGCTTATGCG CTCGCTGGCGGAGCCAAAATTTTCATCAATGGAATTCAAAATATGAACGAGACAAATAAGGAAAAACTGTAG